A window of the Salarias fasciatus chromosome 7, fSalaFa1.1, whole genome shotgun sequence genome harbors these coding sequences:
- the LOC115392221 gene encoding anoctamin-9, whose protein sequence is MPGHRRQPSIELLEFMGVVRENGSEQSSLPPVHTPLSYDYVLVAKSIDDRERSAFKKQTEYIDELKKHNFKVTKIIDDDLVFYGIQAPKEIFEKYRYLLKVSDACNWSSDQNIVPLSTRIRIVHFMLNHTYIRTGENLRDLMKANVFEAKFCLHEKRKQRELKESWARWTACLQGQPITAVRNYFGEKVALYYLWLGWYTYLLIPPAFIGIIVFLFGLSFFSTSPLIKEVCEADTVMCPLCDKGCKAWRLSDTCTYAKVSLLFDNNSTVLFAMFMAVWATLFLEFWKRHRASFVCEWKVSDWCEEEEELILEIVTNANCQPKPFKHSYLRSILVLICVTFMIMVIIGLTHALVVFRVIAAGFLAKESSQSLSNHSNAGAMTLGAVLHYIIITVMSRINRIVAMKLCEIEETRSFAATEKSFTVKMFTFQFFTYFSSLFYVAFFLGRINGHPGDYVRIAGKWRLEECHPSGCLTDLFIQMTIIMVLKQIISNIFEFTGPWFCRFWKRRRIQKLQRKCAHCYLKDESEAKEGTELCENCKLRDWHNNYRLNDVDSFSLFSEFLEMVIQFSFTTIFVAAFPLAPLLALINNVIEIRLDAIKMVTLERRMVPKKTNDIGVWIDILEAIGVLAVITNGLVIGVSSDFIPRLVYRYRYGPCANGTLTDIDCMVGYINNTLSIARLDDKNSVFSPNQTIPGDGLNVTYCSYKDYRSSEDYSLTPQFWLILAVRFAFVILFEHVVVICKFIAAWFVPSAPMQVKNDRLFDKLNRLKEELRSYEA, encoded by the exons ATGCCCGGCCACCGGAGGCAG CCCAGCATCGAGCTCCTAGAATTCATGGGAGTGGTGAGGGAGAATGGCAGTGAACAGTCCTCACTCCCTCCTGTG CACACGCCGCTTTCCTACGACTATGTCCTGGTTGCCAAATCAATTGACGACCGGGAAAGATCAGCATTCAAGAAACAAACTGAATACATCGATGAACTGAAAAAGCACAACTTCAAAGTGACA AAAATTATAGACGACGATCTCGTCTTCTATGGAATCCAAGCACCTAAAGAAATATTTGAGAAGTACAGGTACCTTCTCAAGGTGTCCGATGCCTGCAATTGGAGCTCCGATCAGAACATTGTGCCTCTCAGCACAAG GATCAGGATTGTCCACTTCATGTTAAATCACACTTATATCCGAACAGGAG AGAACCTGCGGGATCTGATGAAGGCGAACGTCTTCGAAGCAAAGTTCTGTTTACATGAG aaaagaaaacagagggagCTGAAAGAGAGCTGGGCACGATGGACAGCCTGTCTCCAAGGGCAACCCATAACCGCCGTCAG GAATTACTTTGGAGAGAAGGTGGCCTTGTACTACCTGTGGTTGGGCTGGTACACATATCTCCTCATCCCGCCTGCCTTCATCGGGATCATCGTTTTCCTCTTCGGCCTGAGCTTCTTCAGCACCTCGCCCCTCAT AAAGGAGGTTTGCGAGGCTGACACGGTCATGTGTCCACTTTGTGACAAGGGCTGCAAAGCGTGGCGTCTCTCTGACACCTGCACATACGCCAAG GTGAGCCTGCTGTTTGATAACAACAGCACGGTGCTTTTTGCCATGTTCATGGCAGTGTGGG CAACATTGTTCTTGGAGTTCTGGAAGAGACATCGGGCCTcctttgtgtgtgaatggaaaGTATCTGATTGGTGCGAAGAAGAG GAGGAACTGATTCTGGAAATTGTGACCAATGCCAACTGTCAGCCAAAACCTTTCAAGCACTCCTATCTGCGCAGCATACTGGTGCTGATCTGTGTCACCTTCATG ATCATGGTGATCATCGGCCTGACACACGCCTTGGTGGTGTTCAGGGTGATCGCCGCTGGGTTTCTGGCGAAGGAATCGTCGCAGTCCCTGAGCAACCACTCCAACGCCGGGGCAATGACGCTGGGGGCTGTCCTCCATTATATCATCATCACAGTCATGTCCCGG atCAACCGGATCGTAGCCATGAAGCTTTGTGAAATAG AGGAAACGAGGTCCTTCGCTGCTACCGAGAAGAGTTTCACAGTCAAGATGTTCACCTTCCAGTTCTTCACTTACTTCTCCTCGCTCTTCTACGTGGCCTTTTTTCTTGGGAG GATAAATGGCCATCCGGGTGATTACGTACGAATTGCAGGAAAATGGAGGCTAGAGGAA TGTCACCCGAGTGGTTGTCTCACAGACCTGTTCATCCAGATGACCATCATCATGGTGCTAAAGCAGATCATCAGCAATATCTTTGAGTTCACCGGCCC CTGGTTTTGCAGGTTTTGGAAGAGAAGACGGATccagaagctgcagaggaagtgtGCCCACTGCTATCTGAAAGATGAATCAGAGGCTAAAGAAGGAACTGAACTGTGTGAGAACTGCAAGCTTCGGGACTGGCACAATAACTACCGTCTGAACGATGTGGATTCTTTCAGCCTCTTTAGCGAGTTTCTGGAGATGG TCATCCAGTTCAGCTTCACCACCATATTCGTGGCAGCCTTCCCTCTCGCCCCCCTGCTGGCCCTCATTAATAACGTCATTGAAATTCGCTTGGACGCCATTAAAATGGTCACTCTGGAGCGCAGGATGGTGCCCAAGAAAACCAACGACATCG GCGTGTGGATTGATATTCTGGAAGCCATCGGTGTCTTAGCCGTCATCACCAATGGGCTGGTCATTGGCGTGTCCTCGGACTTCATCCCCCGGCTGGTGTACCGGTACCGCTACGGACCGTGCGCTAACGGCACGCTGACAGACATTGA ctgcatGGTGGGATACATCAACAACACTCTCTCCATCGCACGGCTGGATGACAAGAACAGCGTCTTTTCACCAAATCAGACGATCCCCGGTGACGGCTTGAATGTCACCTACTGCAG ctACAAAGATTACAGGAGCAGTGAGGACTACAGTTTAACGCCACAGTTCTGGCTGATATTAGCCGTGCGCTTTGCTTTTGTCATCCTTTTTGAG CATGTCGTTGTCATATGCAAATTCATCGCAGCCTGGTTTGTGCCCAGCGCTCCCATGCAAGTGAAGAATGACAGACTGTTTGATAAACTCAACAGACTGAAAGAGGAACTCAG GTCATATGAAGCGTGA
- the sigirr gene encoding single Ig IL-1-related receptor, whose product MALLSAALLLCSGLLDTTSSAVGQSCVDESRFQERVIYLGKEELPYRLQCPLDPAQLKGVEETQLTWQKDCQQLLNREGKTYLEFATLRLEDQGNYTCILDGNSTSTFTVHLTVKDSPCSKAPEFKPKGGLTRLWGIVGSAVTLNCSALLHTDPLEEHCDTALQWSKAGQPLTNHTLYPLNTSSWSAGEGQLMVQSLLLVSISELEDFGVYSCSVRNVSSDFSIQNSDIPSHTAAVIAAVVLLLLLGVAAVVYSRCHLNIKLWYKNTYGDYELNDGKLYDAYISYVNNDYDRKFINFILKPHLENQNRYKVQLNDNEILPGAEPSADLVMNMSRSRRLIVLLSYAYLEQDWCTQNFRQGFLHLFELCPRPIVIMLDGQYRRMTSDVKQLLDENQHRLTILTWKHNSVTPASVFWKELSLAMPRRLFFHSNSAGDPQTVLQDDKDPMLTLDPDYLDCRPDLDGAGDVGPRLPVYKNLAGRAPVLPAAPIPAAEPRPSDIDMSDLGSRNYGARSDFYCLVTKEDI is encoded by the exons atggCGCTGCTCTCCGCggctctcctgctctgctccggGCTGCTGGACACCACTTCCTCCGCAGTCG GTCAGAGCTGTGTGGACGAGAGCAGGTTTCAGGAGCGGGTGATTTATTTGGGGAAGGAGGAGCTTCCATATAGACTGCAGTGTCCTCTGGATCCTGCACAGCTGAAGGGTGTCGAGGAAACCCAGCTGACATGGCAGAAAGactgtcagcagctcctcaacCGGGAGGGGAAGACCTATCTGGAGTTCGCCACCCTCCGCTTAGAGGATCAAGGAAATTACACCTGCATTCTGGACGGCAACAGCACATCCACATTCACCGTGCATCTCACAGTTAAAG ACTCTCCGTGCTCCAAAGCTCCAGAATTTAAGCCCAAAGGGGGCCTGACCAGACTGTGGGGGATTGTGGGGTCTGCTGTGACCCTGAACTGCAGCGCCCTCCTCCATACCGACCCGTTGGAGGAACACTGTGACACCGCGCTGCAGTGGAGCAAAGCTGGACAACCTCTCACGAACCACACGCTTTATCCGCTGAATACATCTTCATG GTCTGCTGGTGAAGGACAGCTGATGGTACAAAGTCTGCTGCTGGTTTCTATCAGCGAGCTGGAAGACTTCGGAGTTTACAGCTGCTCAGTGAGGAATGTTTCCTCAGACTTCAGCATACAGAACTCAG ACATCCCGAGCCATACGGCTGCTGTGATCGCTGctgtggtcctcctcctcctcctgggtgTCGCGGCTGTCGTGTACTCCAGGTGTCACCTGAACATCAAGCTGTGGTACAAGAACACCTATGGAGACTACGAGCTGAATG aTGGTAAACTCTACGATGCCTACATCTCCTATGTCAACAATGACTACGACCGGAAGTTTATCAACTTTATCCTTAAACCTCACCTGGAAAATCAAAACCGGTACAAGGTGCAGCTCAATGACAACGAAATCCTTCCTGGTGCAG AACCTTCTGCAGACTTGGTCATGAACATGAGTCGCTCTCGTCGTCTCATCGTGTTGCTGTCGTACGCTTACCTCGAGCAGGACTGGTGCACCCAGAACTTCAG GCAGGGCTTCCTGCACCTGTTCGAGTTGTGTCCGCGGCCCATCGTCATCATGCTGGACGGTCAGTACAGACGAATGACGTCGGACGTCAAGCAGCTGCTCGACGAGAACCAGCACCGCCTCACCATCCTCACCTGGAAGCACAACTCTGTG ACTCCGGCCTCCGTCTTCTGGAAGGAGCTGTCTCTAGCGATGCCGCGCAGACTTTTCTTCCACAGCAATTCTGCGGGCGACCCTCAGACTGTGCTGCAGGACGACAAAGACCCCATGCTGACCCTTGACCCCGACTACCTGGACTGCCGCCCAGACTTGGACGGCGCTGGAGACGTCG GTCCTCGTCTCCCTGTGTATAAGAATCTGGCCGGTAGAGCTCCAGTTCTCCCCGCAGCTCCCATCCCAGCGGCGGAGCCCAGACCCTCCGACATCGACATGTCGGACCTGGGATCACGAAACTACGGAGCTCGCTCCGACTTCTACTGCCTGGTCACAAAGGAAgacatctga